TACATGCAGACGGCAGTTTCAAGACTCTTACTTGTCATGCTTGGACCATTAGAATTGTAGTATGAGTAAATAAAAGAtaatgtttcatttttttttttttaatgattgtCAGTCTCGGTGAGGAGCATGTAGGTTACGGACGCCTGGACTTTCCTGCATTAAAGCTGAGCATTGTTGGTGGACGACCATTTTCTTGTGGTGGTGACCAGTTGTTTCGGAAAAAGCTTTTGACTGCAAGGTTGGTAGTGATGTGAAACAGGTTCTCTTGGACTTAATTTATCTTTGTTTTTTATCTCATTACCTTGTTGCTCTATTCAATATAGGTACTTGCAGGAATTGTCTTTTTCCATTCCTGATCATGTATGGTTAGCATTAGTTTATACTGAGAGGAACTAATAAATTTGTCGTGTGCTTTGCACAAGATTGCAAGTGAATAATATTGAACAAGTATGTTGAAATTATTAAATTTCTGTatcatttttttaagaaaaagttcTAATTTCTATATCATTTAATTTCACAAATAAACATATTTACCAAATAATAGGAATTACTAAGTCATTTTTTGATAGTTACTTGAATATTTTGTATGTTTTTTAAACAAATGATAATACATTGTCGCAATTAAGTTTATAAACTAACGTCTTAATATGAACCATTGTAAAGACTTCCTCATTCTTTCCTCCATTTGATTGAATTTCCTGCTCCACCAGAGAGATCCCCCACTTTGTATCTTTGGCTAAACTCTCTCTTCTCAAAGCATCACCCCCATCCAAACAGTCCTTCTCACACTTATCCCTTAAGCCTTGGTTCTTGCTATAAGAATCTTCTTGGGCCTCTCTACTGCATGAGCCCTCACTAAAACAAACCCCTGGCCCTTATTAGTCTTGTATATGCACAAACCTTCATACATGGATATATGCATAAGTAtatattaattaatcaaattataaattattctattataaaaaattatttaccaAATCAAACCCTCTCTTGCctttatataatatatgtatgaatCGATTGATGTCTTATACtcttgaataaattttaatagaATTAAATTCTCtcactattatttaatattactTCGAATCTTAATAAAGATACTacttatatatgtatgtgtgtgtgtgtgtgtatttatatattACTGGTTTGACCCACTGGTCTGAACAGTTTGCTAGGTTGGTCACCAGTCCAGGATTTAAAACAGTAGTCCTTTATCAAATAACTGGCCCAAGTCTATACAATCAACATGCTCCCTAGCTCAATCTTCATTGCCTCATCCCCCCCACGAGAAACCCTGGCCACCTCTACCACCTTTGTAATTCTTAGTCACCTTGATTGTAGGAGTCATCATCTCTGAAAAAGAACTGATGGCTTCTGGTGCTGAATCCTTCAATTGCAACTGACTACCACATTGAGAGCAAATCTGTCCCTCCCCCTCCCACACCCTTGACTCCATGTGAAATTGCTACTTTTACATCCTTTACTTTCAACATTCTTCACAGCCACCATCACCATATGGCTCCACAATTGTTGATCTCACTGCGTACCTTCATCTTCACCACCAGCTTCTTGATAGAGATCCCTAGCCCATTCACGGAactcattttttaaaaacttgACCACCTTTCACTTTTAGATCCACCGCGGACAAAAACCAAATGCCTCTTCTCTTTTGACTCCAACCCAAACTCCAGAAATTTCTCACCTTTGTATGATAAATCGTCAACCAGTACCACGCACGACCAAACAAATGCTACAAAATCCTCTTTGAAGTCTTCCTGATCAATCAAAAATAGACAACCCATCAGAAACCCATTTAGAAGCAACTGTGGGAAACTCACTCACTTGTGGGGATTCTGTTTTTGTTCGAGCACGAACAAGTGCTGATGCTCCCCCACTTTGTCCAACCTCAGATGGAAGGGCTTTCCTTGGATCTGAATCGAATGCTTGCGCATTTCTAGTGGCATTTTCTGCCGATTCAATAGCGCAATCTTTTGTGAGAGAACATAGAAGGTTTTGCAACAGGGAAAGAGAGCGTTTACACTTTAGACATCCTTAGCACATTCATACTTTACCATGCGTAGTATGTTTAGTATAAAACATACAATGTACCCCCACCCACTACCCCCAAAAAAAggtgaaagaaaaggaaaatcctCTTTCTATTTATCCCTTGAAGTTCATGATTTAAAAGATTTGGTTCCTTCTACTTCAACTTGATTTTATTCATctattcattttccttttttcaaTGCATTTGCGGGGCTCTGGTTCCATCAAAGCAAGGGCTTTtattttgtcaaaaatatttaatagTGTTGACAGTCTGTTAGAGAGTAGGAGATCTCACAGGGGCAGGAGGCACAGGACTTTATCTCCTGAAATTTGTGTGATGTTTCTTGGTTGTAATGAGTtacattttcatcatttaatcTGTTGCCCTGCATTGCTTACTTTTGGATAATGTTGATATCTGGATTCTTTGGAGGCAGTTTTTGCTTATTTCTTTTTAGAAGTTTCAGATGAGGCAAGGATGCTAGAAGGTTGATGGTTGTATTTGCAGTGATTCAAGGCATTTAGTTAGAGAGGAATGCTTGGACCTTTTCTTAAGGACTATGTGATGTGGCCTACTAGTGGAGAACTTTAGATGCTTATATTGTATCTATGATCttagaaattaggatttttattttagtttggaaaattttggttttttttttaaatttataattttagttaATCTAGggttattttgtgtatttaaagtatttttggctttttttttttgtttttgttgtaatgTTGTGTGTACGAAGTTATTTGTTTATTGTGTTAGACAGTTTTCACATTTGAATTCAGAAATTGTTTTCTgtttcctctctctctcatctagcctcttcttcttcttcttcttcttctttccatTCTCTTTCTTACTATGTCCCTTTTTTCCCCACTCTGTTGGACAGAATATGTTTTCTTGCATCTCTATAGTCTTACTCCCTTGGTTGTTTCAAGAGagtttgttcttcttcttcttcttcttcttctttccatTCTCTTTATCTCCCTtattctctcttcgtttctgttCCTATTAGCGTCCCACCATCACtatgtccttttttttttccccctctcTGTTGGACAGAATATGTTTTCTTGCATCTTTATAGTCTTACTTCCTTGGTTGTTTCAAGAGAGTTTGTTTTATGGACTTCCAACAGGATTGGATGGTTTTGTTGGGTTGattcttttgttttttggttCTTAGATTTTATCTCTCTTTCCATTCTCTTATTATTTTTCTCCTAGGAGGGGattcttattctctctctctttccgcTTTCAATAAAtattctttttctatcaaaagaAAGATGTTCAGTACCTCGGAGTGAGTTTGAACCTTGAAGCACACTGCTGCATTTGTTATGGAATCCTTTTGCTTTATAGTACAGAAACTGCAGTTTTGACGGACTTTGTCAGCCATTTGtacctattttgattaaatttGGAGCCCAAACATAATTCTTTGGCATGTTTTGGAGTTCTGCTAATGTGTTGGTAATTGGTAAATTGCAAATCTCAAACACAGTTTGATTAGATCCAATTGGGATTCAGAATTGATTGAGTTTATGAAtagataatatatttttataattatagaGAAAATTATAATTGCATAGTGTTATTTTATTGGATTTGAGTTCATTTGTACCGCTTATGATTGGCATATTTCAGAGTTCTGCTAATGTGTTAGTAATTGGTAAATTGCAAATCTCAAACACAGTTTGATTAGATCCAATTGGGATTCAGACTTGATTGAGTTTATGAtacataatatatttttataattacatAATGTTATTTTATTGGATTTGAGTTGAATTTGGATATTCAAATATAGAATCAAATTCTAAggtagaaatatttttttaaaaatccattGGATTCAGATTTTAACTTAAAATCAAATTATAGTTGAATTCTTCAGGACTCGAACCAAATTTAACCAAATTACAGGCTAAACATTAGCAGAATTGAAAATGAGACAGCTTCCTATACTTGAAAAATGAGAGATGAGATCCACAGGTTCTTTCTTGTTCTTTTCATTCTGGCTAATTTCCCAATTAATGAAGTGGAACATCCTTCTGCAGATATGGAGTTGCTGACATGGATGGAAGTGCAAAGAGAATCTGTAAAGCTGCTCTGCCGAAGCCGGAGGATCATTCTGTTATATTTCTTGCACATAATGGACCCACAGGTGCATTGATAGGACAAAATCAATTTTATTTCAGCTGCCTGCAAAGTTAACCCCTAGTAATTTAGTAGCATCTGTGTTGCATGCAGGTTTAGGTTCTAAGATAAATGACATCTGTGGCAGAGATTGGGTCTTTGGAGGTGGTGACCATGGTGACCCAGGTAATAAATATCCTCTTGAGGTTTGGCCTCTGTTGATATGATCCCTGTTCTATGTGGATATCTATGAGGGACTTTTCGATAGGAAGAATTGGGTACTTGAGAAATTATATTTCTGTGGCCATCTTTTTTATTGAGATGGCATCACTGTTGCCCTGTGCACGGTGGTGCCCTGTGATTGGTAACCTAATGAACTTGAAGAGCTTATTGCAGCAAAGAGACAAATCTTATTTTATCATGCCATTTTATCCATTTGTAGAAGGTAATGTTTACATGGTGTATTCTGTTACAGATTTAGCACTAGCCATTTCCCACTTGAAAGAGACAACCAACTTATCTATCCCTTTGGTTGTGTTTGGTCACATGCACAAAGAGCTAGCACATGGAAATGGTCTTCGAAGAATGATTGTCGTAGGGACCGACAACACTATATATCTAAATGGGGCCATTGTTCCTAGGGTTAAAATGATTGATGAACAAGGAACCAGCGAGAGATGCTTCATGAATAAAGAAACCCCTATTTTGAACCCCAACTCAAAAGGCACAACACGAGCTTTCACTTTAGTTGAGATTTTGAATGGAAGACTGCAGAGAATTGCAGAAACTTGGGTGTCAGTTATTGGAGATGAAGCAACATTCGAAGAAGAGCACATATTATTCAAGAGCGGCACTGAGCTTTCTCCATGATGGTGTCCCAGTTGCGGTGCAGCCACCGCCTGTCCTCTAAATTGCTCCTGTACCATGCATGCTAATCTTTTTGCTAAGAAATTCGCTTTTTAGTAATTCTCAAGTTCCTATGGGTTACTGCAATTTTGGCTGTTTCTATAGCTGCTAGAGAAATACAGTTTTTTGTAATGTGCTCCCTATGCAATTGGAAATTTGATGCTGGAAAGGAGTGGGTTTCCCCAAATCGAAGCAATGAACCGTTCCATGTGCATGTTTAGTAATGTTTGGTGTTTTTTGCTTTGGTGCTATGCAGTAGGCTAATATGGCAAATGGGTAGGAGCAGGTTGGTTGGAGCAAGAAATAATCTGTCTGCCCATTTGCTGAGTCTGAGTTCTGTAGTGCTAAGATTGACCAGCTGACAGCTCCATTTGTTTTTCTTAATGGGTTGTGAACTTTAAGCAACCTTGTTTGCTAAAAGGTAAACCTTCACATTGAAATTAATGACCCATTCCCTAGATTTCTCCAATTAtataaacaattaaaagaataacAGTTCACATTACTCTCCTTTAAAATACATCTGTGACAGTTGCTTCTCTCTCCAACACATGGTTCACGTTCATTCTTGTGTCCTTGACTTAGTTCACATTCATTCTTGTGTCCTTGATAGTCTATTTTGATGACCTAGGTGCTTTTGCTTATGCAGCAACTTCTAAGTATTCTATGGCTTTTTGACCTAGTTTTTTTCCTTTGGACTGATTAAAGCCTGCTGTCgctgattaataaaaaattaagtaaacaggGGGAAAAAACATGTTGCCCAACATCTCTGTTGGGGGTTCAGAAGTCGGTCGccaattttttattgaaaaaacaaaaaaaacaatcAAGATTGAGTTTGTTAATGGGATCCTTGAAACCCTAGCATCAAAGTTTCTTTTGACCACCCCCTTTTTGAGCATGTGgaacaaataaaaaattcaatttgGAATAATCATAGCATATACAAATTACTGAATTAGAACCCAAGGATATTTGCAGTGCAAAATTaaactgtaaaaaaaaaaaaagagcagtCCGATGCACAAAGCTCCTACGTATGCGGATTCGGGGGAAAAAATCGATCACAATGGGTCCATAGGATGTAGttttaccttacatttttgtGAGAGGTTATTTTCGCGCCTTGAACCCGTGATATCTAGGTTACACGACGATAACCTTACTCATACAAAATTAAACtgtattttgttcaaatttgCATATATTTCAGTTtatattttgatctttgaattaagCCTTTTCAGAGGAATACAGTGGTTTTCTGGTTTGCCCTCTTCGACCAATGAAATCATTCGAAACATTGGGTCTTGCTAGGGGTGTTCGATCAATTGCTTGGAGCAATTTTACTCTGCTTTAGTAGGGacctaatttttctttttaaattttttaactttCAAACACAGAGTATAGTTTTTCAAGACTAAAGTAGGGTTTTGGAGGAGACAA
This window of the Malania oleifera isolate guangnan ecotype guangnan chromosome 6, ASM2987363v1, whole genome shotgun sequence genome carries:
- the LOC131157492 gene encoding uncharacterized protein LOC131157492 isoform X1, with product MWSALSNAPPVCCLHGSSLSPSSEPFGCSSMAASARIAVVGDVHDDWSLKEDTRALQFLQPDLVLFTGDFGNENVELVRSVANLEMAKAVILGNHDTWTTKQFSATKKDSVQLQLECLGEEHVGYGRLDFPALKLSIVGGRPFSCGGDQLFRKKLLTARYGVADMDGSAKRICKAALPKPEDHSVIFLAHNGPTGLGSKINDICGRDWVFGGGDHGDPDLALAISHLKETTNLSIPLVVFGHMHKELAHGNGLRRMIVVGTDNTIYLNGAIVPRVKMIDEQGTSERCFMNKETPILNPNSKGTTRAFTLVEILNGRLQRIAETWVSVIGDEATFEEEHILFKSGTELSP
- the LOC131157492 gene encoding uncharacterized protein LOC131157492 isoform X2; this encodes MWSALSNAPPVCCLHGSSLSPSSEPFGCSSMAASARIAVVGDVHDDWSLKEDTRALQFLQPDLVLFTGDFGNENVELVRSVANLEMAKAVILGNHDTWTTKQFSATLGEEHVGYGRLDFPALKLSIVGGRPFSCGGDQLFRKKLLTARYGVADMDGSAKRICKAALPKPEDHSVIFLAHNGPTGLGSKINDICGRDWVFGGGDHGDPDLALAISHLKETTNLSIPLVVFGHMHKELAHGNGLRRMIVVGTDNTIYLNGAIVPRVKMIDEQGTSERCFMNKETPILNPNSKGTTRAFTLVEILNGRLQRIAETWVSVIGDEATFEEEHILFKSGTELSP
- the LOC131157492 gene encoding uncharacterized protein LOC131157492 isoform X3, with the translated sequence MGKAASSDFGNENVELVRSVANLEMAKAVILGNHDTWTTKQFSATKKDSVQLQLECLGEEHVGYGRLDFPALKLSIVGGRPFSCGGDQLFRKKLLTARYGVADMDGSAKRICKAALPKPEDHSVIFLAHNGPTGLGSKINDICGRDWVFGGGDHGDPDLALAISHLKETTNLSIPLVVFGHMHKELAHGNGLRRMIVVGTDNTIYLNGAIVPRVKMIDEQGTSERCFMNKETPILNPNSKGTTRAFTLVEILNGRLQRIAETWVSVIGDEATFEEEHILFKSGTELSP